One genomic window of Cydia pomonella isolate Wapato2018A chromosome 6, ilCydPomo1, whole genome shotgun sequence includes the following:
- the LOC133519220 gene encoding uncharacterized protein LOC133519220 codes for MSNSPSNVFDGQDYTFKQYYYPVSDAEDSLTCVPDEPVKRKLNTHSNIDAFFDQPKIKRKKNVSSTVGKGCKGGGISYISTNKDDGTNSTHLIKIEIFDMKKLSKVSDTTKHWMFADVRAKYFVMENETNKHLQQAKDLIYGITKEISESDECKKYHFNSKV; via the exons ATGTCG aaCTCCCCATCAAATGTCTTCGACGGCCAAGACTATACATTTAAGCAGTACTATTATCCAGTGTCAGATGCAGAGGACAGCCTAACTTGTGTACCAGACGAGCCGGTGAAGCGAAAATTAAACACACACTCAAATATCGATGCATTCTTTGACCAGCCAAAGATAAAGAGGAAGAAAAACGTGTCTTCCACTGTAGGAAAAGGCTGTAAAGGGGgtggtatatcatatatatctacAAACAAAGACGATGGTACGAATTCGACACATCtaatcaaaatagaaatatttgatatgaaaaaacTATCCAAAGTTTCTGATACAACTAAACACTGGATGTTTGCGGATGTGCGTGCAAAATATTTCGTGATggaaaatgaaacaaataagcACTTACAGCAAGCTAAAGATCTCATTTACGGAATCACGAAGGAGATTTCCGAATCCGACGAGTGTAAAAAGTaccattttaattcaaaagtctAA